The following are from one region of the Neurospora crassa OR74A linkage group III, whole genome shotgun sequence genome:
- the ace-2 gene encoding pyruvate dehydrogenase E1 component alpha subunit, whose amino-acid sequence MFSRAARLSTRVAAPVRARVAAPRVVIPSIAARRSVTTNAASAQLEKPLPESETEPFQVTLSDESFETYELDPPPYTLNVTKKELKQMYYDMVVVRQMEMAADRLYKEKKIRGFCHLSVGQEAVAVGIEHAIERADDVITSYRCHGFAYMRGGTVRSIIGELLGRRGGIAYGKGGSMHMFTKGFYGGNGIVGAQVAVGAGLAFAHKYTGRKNASIILYGDGASNQGQVFESFNMAKLWNLPALFGCENNKYGMGTSAARSSALTDYYKRGQYIPGLKVNGMDVLAVKAAVAYGKQWTNNDNGPLVLEYVTYRYGGHSMSDPGTTYRTREEIQRMRSTNDPIAGLKQHILEWGVASEEELKNLDKEARAYVNEEVAAAEAMPPPEANQQILFEDIYVKGTEPDFIRGRTPDELFYFKH is encoded by the exons ATGTTTTCTCGCGCAGCCCGGTTATCGACGAGGGTAGCGGCGCCCGTCCGCGCCCGCGTTGCTGCTCCCCGTGTCGTTATTCCCTCGATCGCCGCTAGGAGGTCCGTCACCACCAATGCTGCTTCGGCCCAGCTCGAGAAGCCCCTCCCAGAG TCGGAGACCGAGCCCTTCCAGGTCACCCTCAGCGATGAGAGCTTCGAGACCTACGAGCTCGACCCCCCTCCCTACACCCTCAATGTCACCAAGAAGGAGCTGAAGCAGATGTACTACGACATGGTCGTCGTCAG ACAAATGGAGATGGCCGCCGACAGACTGtacaaggagaagaagattcgTGGTTTCTGCCATTTGTCCGTTGGTCAGGAGGCTGTCGCCGTCGGTATCGAGCATGCGATCGAGAGAGCTGACGACGTCATCACCTCGTACCGTTGCCACGGCTTCGCCTACATGCGCGGCGGTACCGTTCGCTCCATCATTGGCGAGCTTCTCGGTCGCCGTGGCGGTATTGCCTACGGCAAGGGTGGTTCCATGCACATGTTCACCAAGGGCTTCTACGGCGGTAACGGTATCGTCGGTGCGCAGGTCGCCGTCGGTGCTGGTCTTGCTTTCGCCCACAAGTACACTGGCCGCAAGAACgcttccatcatcctctACG GTGATGGTGCCAGCAACCAGGGTCAGGTCTTTGAGTCTTTCAACATGGCCAAGCTCTGGAACCTCCCTGCCCTTTTCGGCTGCGAGA ACAACAAGTATGGTATGGGTACCTCTGCCGCCCGCTCGTCGGCCTTGACCGACTACTACAAGCGTGGCCAGTACATCCCCGGTCTCAAGGTCAACGGCATGGACGTCCTTGCCGTCAAGGCTGCCGTCGCGTACGGTAAGCAGTGgaccaacaacgacaacggccCTCTCGTGCTCGAGTACGTCACCTACCGCTATGGTGGTCACTCCATGTCCGACCCCGGCACCACCTACCGTACCCGTGAGGAGATCCAGCGCATGCGCTCCACCAACGACCCTATTGCCGGCCTCAAGCAGCACATTCTCGAGTGGGGTGTTGcctcggaggaggagctcaagaacCTCGACAAGGAGGCTCGCGCCTACGTCAACGAGGaggttgccgccgccgaggccaTGCCTCCTCCGGAGGCCAACCAGCAGATTCTGTTTGAGGACATCTACGTCAAGGGTACCGAGCCCGACTTCATCCGTGGCCGTACCCCTGATGAGCTTTTCTACTTCAAGCActaa
- a CDS encoding DNA ligase — MPPKQQQTLGKFFGKADAPAGGKQQTKLSFGTKATSTTSSKTKEEPKKDEIAGEDGGHEEVEKKVEEMKIKDKSPAKTGRGRGRPAKGKEVAKEVAKEKSSAEEDEDVMEVVEEVKEETGNKKKRSRSPTTKSPKSKKAKTEEDSEDVAPASKRSRRSRKVVEDDEDETMEDVPASSAPVKEEKSKKAASPKPALKKKSSSPAPVEKANDAEASSASASEIEAEEEDEDEKTEAVAKEARKVIQTTLATKVKDPYPDWKAGEPVPYAALCTTFSLIEQTRKRLLIMEYCSLFLRQVLRLTPDDLLPTVLLMINKLAPDYAGIELGIGESLIMKAIGETTGRSIAVVKNDQKEIGDLGLVAVKSRSKQPTMFKPKPLTIRGVHKGLMDIATTMTGTGAQQKKVDGIKKLLSAADANSTGKVDITKDKGGPSEAKFIVRFLEGKLRLGLAEKSVIVSLAQAMIAHEFAQKGKIPSESDFSKAESILKTVYSELPSYDVIIPAMLQHGIMNLREHCKLRPGVPLKPMLANPTKAITEVLDRFEGQTFTCEYKYDGERAQIHYVAKDVPKSEGDLSQVASKDTGKGVAAIFSRNSEDLSQKYPDVLAKLPTWVKEGTKSFVLDCESVAWDTVDKKVLPFQQLMTRKKKDVKLEDVKVKVCVFAFDLLYLNGQAVVEKSLRERRELLREAFKPVEGEFAFATSMDGQELDEIQSFLDESVKAGCEGLMVKMLDGAESGYEPSKRSRNWLKIKKDYLAGIGDSLDLVVLGAYHGKGKRTSVFGAFLLACYNPSTDTYETVCNIGTGFSDEVLQELHSSLSPIIIDRPKPFYAHSSGGQHQPDVWFEPKYVWEVKTADLTLSPRYKAGMKEGVDPSGEKGISLRFPRFIKVRDDKKPDEATTSRMVAEMYRKQESVGKNKGPAVDDNFEY; from the exons ATGCCtcccaagcagcagcaaacgTTGGG CAAGTTCTTCGGCAAGGCAGACGCCCCGGCGGGCGGGAAACAGCAGACAAAATTGTCTTTTGGCACGAAAGCGACGTCGACAACATCATCGAAGACGAAGGAAGAACCCAAAAAGGACGAGATTGCCGGCGAAGATGGGGGGCATGAAGAGGtagagaagaaggtggaggagatgaagatcAAGGATAAGAGTCCTGCCAAGacggggagggggaggggaaggccGGCTAAGGGGAAGGAAGTTGCTAAGGAGGTAGCTAAGGAGAAAAGCAGCgcagaggaggacgaggatgtgATGGAGGtcgtggaggaggtgaaggaggagacaG gcaacaagaagaaaaggtcACGGTCACCGACGACCAAAAGCCCTAAATCGAAAAAGGCCAAGACCGAGGAGGACTCGGAGGATGTTGCGCCTGCCAGCAAGCGGTCGAGGAGAAGTCGCAAGGTGgttgaagacgacgaggacgaaacCATGGAAGATGTTCCCGCGTCTTCTGCGCcggtgaaggaggagaagagcaaAAAAGCAGCATCACCCAAGCCGGCactaaaaaagaaaagttccTCTCCCGCACCGGTAGAAAAGGCAAATGATGCGGAGGCATCCTCAGCATCCGCATCCGAAATCgaagccgaagaggaagacgaggacgaaAAGACCGAAGCAGTTGCCAAAGAGGCCCGCAAGGTCATCCAGACCACACTCGCAACCAAGGTCAAGGACCCCTACCCGGACTGGAAGGCCGGCGAACCTGTTCCTTATGCCGCCCTCTGCACGACGTTTTCGCTCATTGAGCAGACGCGGAAGAGACTACTCATCATGGAGTACTGCTCTCTTTTCCTGCGCCAAGTCCTCCGTCTTACGCCCGACGATCTGCTGCCTACCGTCCTGCTCATGATCAACAAGCTTGCGCCGGATTATGCAGGTATCGAGCTGGGTATTGGCGAGTCGCTCATCATGAAGGCTATCGGCGAGACTACGGGCCGTAGCATCGCTGTTGTCAAGAACGACCAGAAGGAAATTGGTGATCTGGGGCTGGTGGCTGTCAAGTCGAGGTCAAAGCAGCCGACCATGTTCAAGCCCAAGCCGTTGACCATTCGCGGTGTGCATAAAGGGTTGATGGATATCGCTACGACTATGACGGGCACAGGTGCccagcagaagaaggtggatgGTATCAAGAAGCTTTTGTCTGCTGCGGACGCAAATTCGACTGGCAAGGTGGACATCACCAAGGACAAGGGCGGGCCCAGCGAGGCCAAGTTCATCGTCCGGTTCCTAGAGGGTAAGTTGCGGTTGGGGCTAGCAGAGAAGTCCGTCATTGTCTCCCTGGCGCAAGCCATGATTGCACACGAGTTCGCCCAAAAGGGGAAAATCCCCAGCGAATCCGACTTTAGCAAAGCCGAGTCGATCCTCAAGACTGTCTACAGCGAGTTGCCCAGCTACGACGTCATCATCCCCGCCATGCTCCAGCACGGCATCATGAACCTCCGCGAGCACTGCAAGCTTCGCCCGGGCGTGCCACTCAAGCCCATGCTGGCTAACCCAACCAAGGCCATCACCGAGGTGCTCGATCGCTTCGAGGGCCAGACGTTCACGTGCGAGTACAAGTACGACGGCGAGAGAGCGCAGATCCATTACGTGGCCAAGGACGTGCCCAAGAGCGAAGGCGACCTCAGCCAGGTCGCTAGCAAGGACACTGGTAAAGGTGTTGCGGCTATTTTTTCACGCAACTCGGAGGATTTGTCCCAGAAGTACCCGGATGTGCTCGCGAAGCTGCCGACCTGGGTCAAGGAAGGCACCAAGAGTTTTGTGCTGGATTGCGAGTCCGTGGCGTGGGACACGGTCGATAAGAAGGTGTTGCCGTTCCAGCAGCTGATGacgcggaagaagaaggacgtcAAGCTGGAGGatgtcaaagtcaaagtGTGCGTGTTTGCATTTGACTTGCTGTATCTGAACGGccaggcggtggtggagaaaAGTCTGAGGGAACGGAGGGAGTTGTTAAGAGAGGCGTTCAAGCCTGTGGAGGGCGAGTTTGCATTTGCGACCAGCATGGATGGGCAAGAGCTGGATGAGATCCAGTCTTTCCTGGATGAGTCTGTGAAGGCGGGTTGTGAAGGGTTGATGGTTAAGATGTTGGATGGCGCGGAGAGTGGATATGAGCCATCTAAAAGGAGTCGGAACTGGTTGAAG ATCAAAAAAGATTACCTAGCCGGCATAGGCGACTCGCTCGACCTTGTCGTTCTTGGCGCCTACCACGGCAAAGGCAAGCGCACCTCCGTCTTTGGCGCCTTCCTTTTGGCCTGCTACAACCCCAGCACCGACACCTACGAAACGGTCTGCAACATCGGCACGGGCTTCTCCGATGAAGTTCTACAGGAACTCCACTCTTCTTTAtcgcccatcatcatcgaccgGCCCAAGCCCTTTTACGCGCACTCCTCGGGTGGGCAGCACCAGCCGGATGTCTGGTTCGAACCGAAATACGTGTGGGAGGTCAAGACGGCCGATCTGACACTTAGCCCGAGGTATAAGGCGGGCATGAAGGAAGGGGTGGACCCGAGTGGTGAGAAGGGCATTTCTCTCAGGTTCCCGAGGTTTATTAAGGTCAGAGATGATAAGAAGCCGGATGAGGCGACAACGAGTAGGATGGTGGCTGAGATGTATAGGAAGCAGGAGAGCGTGGGGAAGAATAAGGGACCAGCTGTTGATGATAATTTTGAGTATTAG
- a CDS encoding F-box and WD repeat-containing protein — protein MSPYGKHQSISERRGSVLGEELSLNTHSAKLAQQHRPQPPLTPLGMNPSADFNQQLSAGSPPPPPTPAASPGPSQTQPDWSNAEEDESIVLSLMRENFLKATTPEKKRILEDIVNMCNSQQLSFILQLVSPRLKKDPMMSLPDELCLRVLSFIDDPKDLARASQVSRRWRDLVSDDMTWKNLCLKHDYQRRLSEVQTSMQYSNFLRPDPTSSFYQPYSAPAASVTFDDASSLRRPRSYKSHFKQRYLVDAAWRTGGRNITKNITQEGGVVTSLHLTKKYIIVALDNTKIHVFDTEGNELRTLRGHMMGVWAMVPWDDVLVSGGCDRDVRVWDLTTGVCMHTLRGHTSTVRCLKMSDANTAISGSRDTTLRVWDIKNGVCRNVLVGHQASVRCLEIHGDIVVSGSYDTTAKVWSISEGRCLHTLSGHYSQIYAIAFDGYRVATGSLDTSVRIWNAATGECQAVLQGHTSLVGQLQMRGGTLVTGGSDGSVRVWSLERFCPIHRLAAHDNSVTSLQFDDTRIVSGGSDGRVKVWDLKTGQLVRELISQGEAVWRVAFEAEKCVAMALRNSRTVMEVWSFSPPEDVLLDRHERQPFMLTPRPTIEAPVPERPSSAMDDSLIGTGMQDVDMPDAGPATAPLRPNASFFQASRGA, from the exons atgtCGCCGTATGGAAAGCATCAGAGTATCTCTGAAAGGAGAGGCAGTGTCCTCGGGGAAGAGTTGTCGCTCAACACACATAGCGCCAAACTGGCGCAACAACATCGCCCACAACCACCATTAACACCATTAGGCATGAACCCTTCTGCCGACTTCAATCAACAACTCTCAGCAGGttcaccgccaccaccgccgaccCCAGCAGCATCTCCCGGTCCATCACAGACTCAGCCGGACTGGAGTAACgcggaagaggatgaaagcATAGTGTTGTCCTTAATGCGGGAGAATTTTCTCAAGGCCACCACCCCGGAGAAAAAGCGAATACTCGAGGACATTGTGAACATGTGCAATAGCCAACAGCTCAGCTTTATTCTCCAGCTGGTCAGCCCGCGCTTgaagaaggaccccatgATGAGCCTGCCCGATGAGTTGTGTTTACGA GTTCTGTCGTTTATCGACGACCCCAAAGACCTGGCAAGAGCTTCTCAAGTGTCTCGCAGGTGGCGGGACCTGGTGAGCGATGACATGACATGGAAGAACCTCTGTCTGAAGCACGACTATCAGCGTAGGCTATCTGAGGTACAGACTTCGATGCAGTATTCCAACTTCCTACGGCCAGACCCTACGAGCAGCTTTTACCAGCCCTATAGCGCTCCCGCGGCCTCAGTCACTTTTGACGACGCATCGAGCCTGAGGAGGCCCAGGTCATACAAGTCGCACTTCAAACAGCGATACCTTGTGGACGCCGCCTGGCGGACAGGGGGACGCAACATTACGAAAAACATCACCCAGGAAGGCGGTGTAGTCACTAGCCTCCATCTTACCAAGAAGTACATCATTGTAGCTCTCGACAACACCAAGATACACGTGTTCGACACGGAAGGAAACGAACTACGAACACTCAGGGGCCACATGATGGGCGTCTGGGCTATGGTTCCTTGGGACGACGTTCTGGTCAGTGGTGGCTGTGATAGAGATGTTCGTGTGTGGGATCTGACGACGGG TGTCTGTATGCATACACTCCGTGGACATACCTCCACCGTCAGATGCCTCAAGATGTCGGATGCAAACACTGCTATTTCCGGATCTAGGGATACGACCCTCCGAGTCTGGGATATCAAGAACGGAGTGTGCCGAAACGTGCTTGTCGGTCACCAGGCTAGTGTGAGGTGTTTGGAGATCCATGGCGACATTGTTGTCTCGGGGAGTTACGACACAACCGCTAAGGTTTGGAGTATCTCGGAGGGCCGCTGCCTACATACACTTTCAGGTCACTACAGCCAAATTTACGCAATCGCCTTTGATGGCTACCGTGTGGCAACCGGAAGTTTGGATACCAGCGTGAGGATCTGGAACGCCGCTACTGG TGAGTGTCAAGCGGTTTTACAAGGTCACACGTCTTTGGTCGGACAACTACAAATGCGTGGTGGCACCCTCGTCACCGGTGGTAGTGACGGCTCAGTCAGAGTCTGGTCGCTGGAAAGGTTCTGCCCTATCCATCGCCTTGCGGCTCACGATAACAGTGTTACAAGCTTGCAGTTTGACGACACGCGGATTGTCAGTGGTGGCAGTGATGGACGGGTTAAGGTCTGGGATCTCAAGACTGGCCAGCTTGTCCGCGAGCTTATCTCTCAGGGAGAGGCTGTTTGGCGCGTTGCCTTTGAGGCCGAGAAGTGCGTTGCGATGGCACTGAGGAACAGCAGGACGGTTATGGAG GTTTGGTCCTTCTCTCCACCCGAAGATGTTCTCCTCGACCGACACGAGCGACAACCATTTATGCTTACGCCACGACCGACCATTGAGGCCCCCGTTCCCGAAAGGCCGTCAAGTGCGATGGACGATAGCCTGATAGGAACTGGAATGCAGGACGTGGATATGCCCGATGCCGGCCCTGCCACAGCTCCTCTTCGACCAAATGCATCATTCTTTCAAGCATCGAGGGGGGCCTAG